From a region of the Methylocystis hirsuta genome:
- a CDS encoding RMD1 family protein: MVETINSSGTTAISRQALTARALLLGERIDTDGLERADLVSTAPLAFHAGQSGFAVLYRFGVAVLFGLSPLEEDEIVNKIGLRVAGASRGDDETLIIEATPDGEEKALPDGRLAAKDLSEARLLVIADVLAKSVALARDERRVNAVFDTIEPFAAELAARGSPPWKRKSMLELMGQTLLVRHRVSGRVAVDDKPDVLWDRPDLERLYARLEDEYELTPRARTLNAKIDVIGETARALTDLIDAARSVRLEWTIIILIAMEIILTLFQMWVARTS, from the coding sequence AACGATAAATTCGTCCGGGACGACCGCGATCAGCCGGCAGGCGCTGACGGCGCGCGCCCTGCTGCTTGGCGAGCGGATCGACACCGACGGGCTTGAACGGGCGGATCTCGTTTCGACGGCGCCGCTCGCCTTCCACGCTGGGCAGAGCGGATTCGCCGTGCTCTACCGCTTCGGGGTCGCCGTTCTCTTCGGCCTTTCGCCGCTGGAGGAGGATGAGATCGTCAACAAGATCGGCCTTCGGGTTGCGGGCGCGTCCCGGGGCGACGACGAGACTTTGATCATCGAAGCGACGCCGGACGGCGAGGAAAAGGCGCTGCCGGACGGTCGCCTGGCGGCAAAGGACCTCTCCGAAGCGCGGCTGCTGGTGATCGCCGACGTCTTGGCGAAAAGCGTCGCCCTGGCGCGCGACGAGCGCCGCGTCAACGCCGTCTTCGACACGATCGAACCCTTCGCCGCCGAGCTTGCGGCGAGGGGAAGCCCGCCATGGAAGCGCAAATCCATGTTGGAGCTCATGGGCCAGACCCTGCTCGTGCGGCATCGCGTTTCAGGCCGCGTCGCCGTCGACGACAAGCCGGATGTGCTTTGGGATCGGCCGGACCTCGAACGACTCTATGCGCGTCTCGAGGATGAGTATGAACTTACGCCGCGGGCGCGCACGCTCAACGCCAAGATCGACGTGATCGGCGAGACGGCGCGCGCGCTGACGGATCTCATCGACGCGGCGCGTTCCGTTCGGCTGGAGTGGACGATCATCATATTGATCGCCATGGAGATCATCCTCACTCTGTTCCAGATGTGGGTCGCGCGCACGAGCTGA